A single Tenacibaculum sp. Bg11-29 DNA region contains:
- a CDS encoding flavodoxin family protein, producing the protein MKKTVIIQASSKSNGNTNTIINYLNTDNRFDIIDLKTKNIGSFEYDFSNASDDFIPLMEMIIEKYDTIVFATPVYWYAMSGILKTFFDRMSDLLHYKKELGRKLRGKNMAMISNSGANDLKNGFEMPFIESANYLSMNYLGATHTWFTDNGEDINSEAKKNIADFSKLI; encoded by the coding sequence ATGAAAAAAACTGTTATCATACAAGCCAGCTCTAAAAGCAACGGAAATACAAATACCATTATTAACTATTTAAATACTGATAATCGTTTTGACATTATCGATTTAAAAACTAAAAACATTGGTTCTTTTGAATATGATTTTAGCAATGCTAGTGATGATTTTATCCCTTTAATGGAAATGATTATTGAGAAATACGATACCATTGTTTTTGCTACACCTGTGTATTGGTATGCGATGAGCGGAATTTTAAAAACTTTTTTTGATAGAATGTCTGACCTTTTGCATTATAAAAAAGAATTAGGCAGAAAATTACGAGGAAAAAATATGGCTATGATAAGTAACTCTGGCGCCAACGATTTAAAAAATGGATTTGAAATGCCTTTTATTGAGAGTGCAAATTACTTAAGTATGAATTACCTAGGAGCTACACATACATGGTTTACAGATAATGGTGAAGATATTAATTCGGAAGCTAAAAAAAATATTGCTGATTTTAGTAAGTTAATTTAA
- a CDS encoding PPK2 family polyphosphate kinase has product MNIDSYKFSSGEVFSNFETKEVDEDAKKKLKKLRKEISGLQDTMYAEGKYSMLICLQGMDTSGKDSLIREVFKDVNARGVVVHSFKVPTELELKHDFLWRHYIALPAKGKIGIFNRTHYENVLVTRVHPEYVFGENIPTVRSLDDLNDDFYHARMDRINKFEKHMSDTGTIILKFFLNVSKDEQKNRLLRRLNIPDKNWKFSSGDLKERKLWDKYQECYEDLLNRTSTNHAPWYVVPADDKPTARHIVAKTISEELKKYGFKEPSLAQKDLDKLDEFKAQLNNE; this is encoded by the coding sequence ATGAATATAGACAGCTATAAGTTTTCATCGGGAGAAGTGTTTAGTAATTTTGAGACAAAAGAAGTTGATGAAGACGCTAAAAAGAAGCTTAAAAAACTAAGGAAAGAAATTAGTGGTTTACAAGATACCATGTATGCCGAGGGTAAATACAGTATGCTTATTTGCTTGCAAGGAATGGATACTTCAGGAAAAGATAGTTTAATACGTGAGGTATTTAAAGATGTAAACGCACGTGGTGTAGTAGTGCATAGTTTTAAAGTACCAACAGAATTAGAGCTAAAACACGATTTTTTATGGCGTCATTACATTGCGCTGCCAGCAAAAGGAAAAATAGGTATTTTTAATAGAACGCATTATGAAAATGTATTAGTAACAAGAGTACACCCTGAATATGTTTTTGGAGAAAATATTCCTACAGTTAGAAGTTTAGATGATTTAAATGATGATTTTTACCATGCTAGAATGGATAGAATCAATAAATTTGAAAAGCATATGTCGGATACAGGTACTATTATTTTAAAATTCTTTTTAAACGTATCAAAAGACGAGCAAAAGAATAGGTTATTACGTCGTTTAAATATTCCTGATAAAAATTGGAAATTTTCTTCAGGAGATTTAAAAGAACGTAAACTATGGGATAAATATCAGGAGTGTTATGAAGATTTATTAAATAGAACATCAACAAATCATGCACCTTGGTATGTAGTGCCGGCTGATGATAAACCAACAGCAAGACATATTGTAGCAAAAACAATTAGTGAAGAGTTAAAAAAGTATGGTTTTAAAGAACCATCACTCGCACAAAAAGATTTAGATAAATTAGATGAGTTTAAAGCTCAGTTAAACAACGAATAA
- a CDS encoding 3'-5' exonuclease, which translates to MELNLTKPIIFFDLETTGINIAKDRVVEISILKVFPNGNKESKTWLVNPEVKIPKESSEIHGITDEKVANEPTFKELAVSINEMIAGCDLAGFNSNRFDIPVLAEELMRAGIDFDMNDRKAVDVQVIFHKKEQRTLSAGYQFYCGKELIGAHGAEADTNATYEILLAQLDKYTDIENTVDALSEYSTHGKRADFAGFILMNDKDQEIFSFGKYKGRTVEEVFKENPGYNAWIQNADFPLYTKKVLGEIKERMAVPKKKMTDKEKLQALQQKFNLR; encoded by the coding sequence ATGGAATTAAACTTAACAAAACCAATTATATTTTTCGATTTAGAAACAACAGGAATCAATATAGCAAAAGATAGAGTTGTAGAAATATCAATATTAAAAGTGTTTCCAAACGGAAATAAAGAAAGTAAAACATGGTTGGTAAACCCTGAGGTAAAAATACCAAAAGAATCATCAGAAATTCATGGAATTACAGATGAAAAAGTAGCAAATGAACCTACTTTTAAAGAGTTAGCTGTTAGTATTAATGAAATGATTGCAGGTTGCGATTTGGCAGGGTTTAATTCTAATCGATTTGATATTCCGGTTTTAGCTGAAGAATTAATGCGTGCTGGTATCGATTTTGATATGAATGATCGTAAAGCGGTAGATGTTCAAGTAATTTTTCACAAAAAAGAACAACGTACATTAAGTGCAGGATATCAATTTTATTGTGGAAAAGAATTAATTGGAGCTCACGGTGCAGAAGCAGATACAAATGCTACGTATGAAATTTTATTAGCACAGCTAGATAAGTATACTGATATAGAAAATACTGTTGATGCTTTAAGTGAATATTCAACACACGGTAAAAGAGCAGATTTTGCAGGTTTTATTTTAATGAATGATAAAGATCAAGAAATCTTTTCTTTCGGAAAATATAAAGGACGTACAGTAGAGGAGGTATTTAAAGAAAACCCCGGATATAATGCTTGGATTCAAAATGCAGATTTTCCGTTATATACAAAAAAAGTATTAGGCGAAATTAAAGAACGAATGGCAGTACCTAAAAAGAAAATGACTGATAAAGAAAAGTTACAAGCTTTAC